Proteins encoded together in one Clostridia bacterium window:
- a CDS encoding spore germination protein → VARQGPWWTGWAGAAGAPWAVAMPLWVQFALSEAGLELVRAALASSSGATAALNVIVGLLLGQLAIAAGLLAWPTVLYATLAAVATFAIPSAELRGSVRAWRLAAILVAGILGGWGLAALTAITLLLLLRTRSLGRPYLWPVASRGRRASRPKR, encoded by the coding sequence GTCGCCCGCCAGGGGCCTTGGTGGACAGGGTGGGCCGGCGCGGCGGGGGCGCCCTGGGCGGTGGCGATGCCGCTTTGGGTGCAGTTTGCGCTCAGCGAGGCCGGCCTGGAGCTGGTGCGCGCCGCGTTGGCGTCATCGTCCGGCGCGACGGCCGCGTTGAACGTCATCGTCGGGCTCTTGCTGGGCCAGCTGGCGATCGCGGCGGGCCTCCTCGCCTGGCCCACGGTGCTCTACGCCACGCTCGCCGCCGTCGCCACCTTCGCCATCCCGAGCGCAGAACTCCGCGGCAGCGTTCGCGCCTGGCGCCTCGCCGCGATTCTCGTCGCCGGGATCCTCGGCGGATGGGGGTTGGCGGCCCTGACCGCGATCACGCTGCTCCTCCTGCTGAGGACGCGGTCGCTCGGCCGGCCCTACCTGTGGCCGGTCGCCAGCCGGGGGCGGAGGGCGTCCCGTCCCAAGCGTTGA